A single window of Haliotis asinina isolate JCU_RB_2024 chromosome 5, JCU_Hal_asi_v2, whole genome shotgun sequence DNA harbors:
- the LOC137284361 gene encoding cilia- and flagella-associated protein 251-like, whose translation MSLENTVKESQHRTKKKQKQKIQESDDVVKERKVKKSKEEFSPGNDENVAVSVSHSKTKKHNRKRHSEKLPVEERNEDIVVTDGKYSKAKKRKSQSEGQDGDQCVKKHQDQSSIKKERKRRERKDKFKDKVPEFLKLMKSKNLKEEVQPESVPKTPEEIALEKMKEEKRERMKKKRQLKKANKGKKIESTVAKDAALAYLNQWYYHHDVWRFQKVRQVWLLSHMYDINMVSDEGFVRLLKYLEDLKGHSRAETTKQAETILEEAEKEYENDGEAKDKDDEEKDVEEEEEECAESGQEVEEDPENESEDEDSTAGETKAKKKNKGKDVNKDVTSSLRYQRARQILQILT comes from the exons ATGTCCCTAGAAAATACTGTGAAAGAAAGCCAACACAGGACCAAAAAGAAGCAAAAGCAAAAAATCCAGGAATCTGATGATGTtgtaaaagaaagaaaagtaaaGAAAAGTAAAGAGGAATTTTCACCAGGGAATGATGAAAATGTTGCTGTTAGTGTGAGTCATTCTAAAACAAAGAAGCATAACAGAAAAAGGCATTCTGAAAAACTGCCTGTTGAAGAGAGGAATGAAGATATTGTGGTTACAGATGGTAAATATAGTAaagcaaagaaaagaaaatcccAGTCTGAAGGTCAAGATGGAGATCAGTGTGTGAAGAAACACCAGGATCAGAGTAGTATTAAAAAGGAGAGAAAGAGAAGAGAACGGAAGGACAAATTTAAAGACAAAGTTCCTGAATTTCTCAAACTTATGAAATCTAAAAATCTGAAAGAGGAAGTGCAACCAGAAAGTGTTCCCAAAACACCGGAAGAAATTGCACTGgagaaaatgaaagaagagaAAAGGGAAAGAATGAAAAAGAAGAGGCAACTAAAGAAAGCTAACAAGGGGAAGAAAATAGAAAGTACTGTCGCAAAAGATGCTGCCTTGGCATACTTGAATCAGTGGTACTATCACCATGATGTATGGCGCTTCCAGAAGGTTCGTCAGGTCTGGTTGCTATCACACATGTATGATATCAACATG GTGTCCGATGAAGGTTTTGTGCGCTTGCTGAAGTATCTGGAAGATTTAAAGGGTCATAGCAGAGCTGAAACCACAAAACAAGCAGAGACAATACTGGAAGAAGCTGAAAAGGAATATGAGAATGATGGAGAAGCAAAGGATAaggatgatgaagagaaagatgttgaggaggaagaagaggagTGTGCTGAATCTGGGCAAGAAGTAGAGGAGGATCCTGAAAATGAGAGTGAGGATGAAGATAGTACTGCTGGTGAGACAAAGGCTAAGAAAAAGAACAAAGGGAAAGATGTTAACAAAG